From Candidatus Binataceae bacterium, the proteins below share one genomic window:
- a CDS encoding SDR family NAD(P)-dependent oxidoreductase — MGRLDGKVALIVGGGADGPPNKGETLSIGNGRATAILCAREGASVMVADRSIELAGETAAAIRADGGQAEAIAADVTREDDCRRACEAAVRVFGKLNLLVNNVGIAIGGRLLDTTSEQFDTMVEVNMRGHFLTMKYAVPEIAKAGGGAIVNVSSLAALRTGSGLPYETTKAALLAMTRSVAVSHARHNIRVNTVLPGLINSSMVRRLIGDREEAVAPRIPMRRQGTPWEVAKAIVFLLSDDASYITGTELIVDGGLSAR, encoded by the coding sequence ATGGGCCGCCTCGACGGAAAAGTCGCTCTCATCGTCGGCGGAGGCGCCGACGGCCCACCCAATAAGGGCGAGACGCTTTCGATCGGCAACGGCCGCGCCACCGCGATCCTATGCGCTCGCGAAGGCGCGTCGGTGATGGTCGCCGACCGTTCGATCGAGCTCGCCGGCGAGACAGCGGCGGCGATCCGCGCCGACGGCGGACAGGCCGAGGCCATCGCGGCGGACGTCACCCGCGAAGACGACTGCCGGCGCGCCTGCGAGGCGGCCGTGCGCGTCTTCGGCAAGCTCAACCTGCTGGTCAACAACGTGGGGATCGCGATCGGCGGCCGCCTGCTCGACACCACCAGCGAGCAGTTCGACACCATGGTCGAGGTCAACATGCGCGGCCATTTCCTGACGATGAAATACGCGGTGCCCGAGATCGCCAAAGCCGGCGGCGGCGCGATTGTCAACGTCTCCTCGCTGGCCGCGCTGCGCACCGGCTCGGGGCTGCCCTACGAAACGACCAAGGCCGCGCTGCTGGCGATGACGCGCTCGGTCGCGGTCAGCCACGCCCGCCACAATATCCGCGTCAACACCGTCCTGCCCGGACTCATCAATTCTTCGATGGTGCGCCGGCTGATCGGCGACCGCGAGGAGGCGGTCGCGCCGCGCATCCCGATGCGCCGCCAGGGTACGCCGTGGGAGGTCGCCAAGGCGATCGTCTTTCTGCTCTCCGACGACGCCTCGTACATCACCGGCACCGAGCTCATCGTCGACGGCGGCCTCAGCGCGCGATAG
- a CDS encoding LLM class F420-dependent oxidoreductase translates to MATTFGVMMFPTDYAIQPIELARAVEERGLDSLYFPEHTHIPTSRRSPWPGGGDLPTEYWHTHDPFVALGAAAAVTKRIQLGTGICLVVERDPIVLAKECASLDTISGGRLVLGIGGGWNAEEMADHGTDFRKRWSVLRERVLAMRAIWTTDPAEFHGEHVNFPPMWAFPKPVQQGGPPVLLGSEAKRCFERVVDYCDGWMPIYRRDHTLAEGVGQLREVANRAGRRFESLRLSVFAVPGREDEAKKLMEIGFHDLIFGLPPAPADKVLPLLDTYAALKRKMVG, encoded by the coding sequence ATGGCGACAACGTTTGGCGTGATGATGTTCCCGACCGACTATGCGATCCAGCCGATCGAGCTGGCGCGCGCAGTCGAAGAGCGCGGACTCGACTCGCTCTATTTCCCCGAACATACCCATATCCCGACGAGCCGGCGCAGCCCATGGCCGGGCGGCGGCGATCTACCGACCGAATATTGGCACACCCACGATCCATTCGTTGCGCTGGGCGCTGCCGCTGCGGTGACCAAGCGCATCCAGCTCGGTACTGGGATTTGCCTGGTCGTCGAGCGCGACCCGATTGTGCTCGCCAAGGAGTGCGCCTCGCTCGATACGATTTCGGGCGGGCGGCTCGTGCTCGGGATCGGCGGCGGATGGAACGCCGAGGAGATGGCGGATCACGGTACCGACTTCCGCAAGCGTTGGAGTGTCCTGCGCGAGCGGGTGCTCGCGATGCGCGCGATTTGGACCACGGACCCGGCCGAGTTTCATGGCGAGCACGTCAACTTTCCGCCGATGTGGGCGTTTCCCAAGCCCGTGCAGCAGGGCGGCCCTCCGGTGCTGCTCGGCTCCGAGGCCAAGCGCTGCTTCGAGCGGGTGGTCGATTACTGCGACGGCTGGATGCCGATCTACCGACGCGACCATACGCTGGCCGAAGGCGTCGGTCAGTTGCGCGAGGTGGCAAACCGCGCAGGGCGGCGCTTCGAGTCGCTGAGGTTGTCGGTTTTTGCCGTGCCCGGGCGTGAAGACGAGGCCAAGAAGCTGATGGAGATCGGCTTCCACGACCTGATTTTCGGATTGCCGCCAGCGCCCGCTGATAAGGTGCTGCCGCTGCTCGACACCTACGCGGCGCTCAAGCGCAAGATGGTCGGCTGA
- a CDS encoding alpha/beta hydrolase: MAPGSSHSESFVELADLRVHLYKGGAGAPLLVLHHEIGTSGWVAFYEELARHFTVYVPEHPGFGRSERPAWMRTVREMAIVYLWLLREIGLERVAVVGLGFGGWVAADMAMMSQRQFTRMVLVNPMGIQPERGEILDQFVINTIDYIRAGFADQAKYLMVFTERPGIEQLEAWEINREMTTRIAWKPYMFEQAMPHLARAIATPTLILHSRHNRIVPANCAERYAAAIAGARLRMLEGCGHFAELEKPEELANLIYDFVSG, from the coding sequence GTGGCGCCGGGATCATCGCACAGCGAAAGCTTCGTCGAGCTGGCCGACCTCAGGGTCCATCTGTACAAGGGCGGCGCCGGCGCTCCCCTGCTCGTGCTCCATCACGAGATCGGGACGTCCGGATGGGTCGCGTTCTACGAGGAGCTGGCGCGCCATTTCACGGTCTACGTCCCCGAGCATCCGGGCTTCGGACGTTCCGAGCGGCCGGCGTGGATGCGCACGGTGCGCGAGATGGCGATCGTCTATCTGTGGCTGCTGCGCGAGATCGGACTTGAGCGCGTGGCGGTCGTGGGGCTCGGTTTCGGCGGATGGGTCGCGGCCGACATGGCGATGATGAGCCAGCGGCAGTTCACCCGGATGGTGCTGGTCAATCCGATGGGCATCCAGCCCGAGCGCGGCGAAATCCTCGATCAGTTCGTCATCAACACCATCGACTATATTCGCGCGGGCTTCGCCGACCAGGCCAAATACCTGATGGTGTTTACCGAGCGGCCGGGAATCGAGCAGCTCGAAGCGTGGGAGATCAACCGCGAAATGACCACGCGCATCGCGTGGAAGCCGTATATGTTCGAGCAGGCGATGCCGCATCTGGCGCGAGCGATCGCGACGCCCACGCTGATCCTGCACAGCCGGCACAACCGTATCGTGCCGGCCAACTGCGCCGAGCGCTACGCCGCCGCGATCGCGGGCGCGCGGCTGCGGATGCTCGAAGGCTGCGGCCACTTCGCAGAGCTGGAAAAGCCCGAGGAACTGGCCAACCTCATATACGACTTTGTAAGCGGCTAG